A stretch of Dreissena polymorpha isolate Duluth1 unplaced genomic scaffold, UMN_Dpol_1.0 chrUn070, whole genome shotgun sequence DNA encodes these proteins:
- the LOC127863963 gene encoding integrin beta-like protein 1, with product MQSASVATDVHAICPSVKCKCGNRGTCNLYECDYNAVCKCGNRGTCNLSECDCETVCKCGNSCTCNLSEFDCNSVCKCGNICTCNMPEFECNAVCKCGIRVCKCGNRGTRNLSECGFNAVCNYCNSCTCNLSEFDFNAVCKCGNRVCKCGNRGTCNLCECGCNAICKCGNRGTCNLYKCGCNAVCKCGNRGSCNLSEYDCNAFCKCGYISA from the exons ATGCAGTCTGCAAGTGTGGCAACAGACGTGCATGCAATTTGTCCGAGTGTGAAGTGCAAGTGCGGCAACAGAGGTACATGCAATCTGTATGAATGTGACTACAATGCAGTCTGCAAGTGTGGCAACAGAGGTACATGCAATCTATCCGAGTGTGACTGCGAAACAGTCTGCAAGTGTGGCAACAGCTGTACATGCAATCTGTCCGAGTTTGACTGCAATTCAGTCTGCAAGTGTGGCAACATATGTACATGCAATATGCCCGAGTTTGAATGCAATGCAGTCTGCAAGTGTGGCATCAGAG TCTGCAAGTGTGGCAACAGAGGTACACGCAATCTATCCGAGTGTGGCTTCAATGCAGTCTGCAATTATTGCAACAGCTGCACATGCAATCTGTCCGAGTTTGACTTCAATGCAGTCTGCAAGTGTGGCAACAGAG TCTGCAAGTGTGGCAACAGAGGTACATGCAATCTGTGCGAATGTGGCTGCAATGCAATATGCAAGTGTGGCAACAGAGGTACATGCAATCTGTACAAATGTGGCTGCAATGCAGTCTGCAAGTGTGGAAACAGAGGTTCATGCAATCTGTCTGAGTATGACTGCAATGCATTCTGCAAGTGTGGCTACATAAGTGCATGA